A window of the Pyrodictium abyssi genome harbors these coding sequences:
- a CDS encoding GIY-YIG nuclease family protein: MTREKGVYVLVFVLQEGYRGLVGRRLEARLGPGAYAYVGSAWGPGGLRARLCRHLYGRRGRMHWHIDYLAAAPGYRALGAVAVLAPRGAEAFLAAAGYSSRLFEPVEPRLGGTDDPYGLGHLFRCLAGDCLVAAAGLASSVPGAIVVYMVDGRAKRVTHNQPRG; this comes from the coding sequence TTGACGCGGGAGAAGGGCGTCTACGTCCTCGTCTTCGTGCTCCAGGAGGGCTACCGGGGCCTTGTGGGCCGGAGGCTGGAGGCGCGGCTCGGCCCCGGGGCCTACGCTTATGTCGGGAGCGCGTGGGGCCCCGGCGGGCTCCGGGCCCGGCTCTGCCGCCACCTCTACGGCCGGCGGGGGAGGATGCACTGGCACATAGACTACCTCGCAGCGGCCCCAGGCTACCGGGCCCTGGGCGCCGTGGCGGTGCTGGCTCCGCGTGGGGCTGAGGCGTTCCTCGCTGCTGCCGGGTACTCGTCGCGGCTCTTTGAGCCCGTGGAGCCCCGGCTCGGGGGCACCGACGACCCCTACGGGCTGGGCCACCTCTTCCGCTGCCTGGCCGGGGACTGTCTCGTGGCCGCGGCTGGGCTCGCGTCCTCGGTGCCCGGCGCTATAGTGGTCTACATGGTGGATGGGCGGGCTAAGCGGGTTACGCACAATCAACCCCGAGGATGA